From a single Nitrospira sp. genomic region:
- a CDS encoding cytochrome c: MKALMSLGALIGVAGLLLLGGMTFDIVPSTTIRLVEGYMPMQLLFEVSCYVMGFAGLSYILNAMGMGIPRFWQGIGFWVFFLLYLKYRVYPPIPFSVRAMYGTVGLVAVFMWISANEDDWKKFKQPIMNVLDAQTGVNKLLRYAYLVLLPILIGGFSFNAMMPKSEEPIELRTVHPAPPASTKVHGKTYTLQTSQNPYRVNPEGKYDQEYSNSNIVEQGMGRLMKPNANPWDENSQGYLKYVREGGEIFFQNCHFCHGDNLNGRGLHAFAFNPIPANFTDPGTIAQLQETFIFWRVAKGGIGLPNEGFPWASVMPPWEQHLTVDEIWKVILFEYWHTGYYPRTWD, from the coding sequence ATGAAAGCATTGATGTCACTCGGTGCCTTGATTGGAGTTGCTGGGCTTCTCCTTCTTGGTGGGATGACCTTTGATATTGTCCCATCCACGACCATCCGATTGGTGGAAGGCTACATGCCCATGCAGTTGTTGTTCGAGGTGAGCTGTTACGTTATGGGCTTTGCTGGGTTGAGCTACATCCTGAACGCCATGGGGATGGGGATTCCGCGGTTCTGGCAAGGTATTGGCTTTTGGGTATTCTTCCTTCTGTACCTCAAGTATCGGGTCTATCCACCCATTCCGTTTAGTGTGCGAGCTATGTACGGAACGGTTGGGCTGGTTGCTGTGTTTATGTGGATATCCGCTAATGAGGACGACTGGAAGAAGTTTAAACAGCCTATCATGAATGTGCTTGATGCGCAGACGGGTGTGAACAAGCTCTTGCGTTATGCCTATCTTGTGCTCCTCCCAATTCTCATCGGTGGGTTTTCCTTCAACGCCATGATGCCGAAATCTGAAGAGCCGATCGAGTTGCGGACAGTACATCCGGCGCCACCGGCAAGCACGAAAGTTCATGGTAAGACCTACACGCTACAGACTTCGCAAAATCCTTATCGTGTTAATCCAGAGGGCAAATACGATCAGGAGTATTCAAATTCGAATATCGTTGAGCAGGGCATGGGGCGTCTGATGAAGCCCAATGCCAATCCATGGGATGAGAATAGTCAAGGATACTTGAAATATGTGCGAGAGGGAGGCGAAATCTTTTTCCAAAATTGCCATTTCTGCCATGGCGATAATTTGAATGGCCGCGGTCTCCACGCTTTCGCATTCAATCCAATTCCTGCGAATTTTACAGATCCAGGTACGATCGCACAGCTCCAGGAGACCTTCATCTTCTGGCGTGTTGCGAAGGGGGGGATCGGGTTACCGAACGAGGGTTTCCCGTGGGCCTCAGTCATGCCACCATGGGAACAACATTTGACTGTTGATGAGATCTGGAAAGTGATCCTATTTGAGTACTGGCATACTGGTTATTACCCCCGTACATGGGATTAA
- a CDS encoding c-type cytochrome: MGNLITEAISMGWMALAIIAGLMVYFQMSISDPVAKKKAVFKAFIGLVSCLLLFMAIANYSTNFYGESRLLPVSLVMITVTTFVMALYFTNLSALFKIGGMMFFIAAFLSGYGNWLPQVEGGFPPVEEKVTWDTMSTQQLADKGEEIIFGGVGKNKEQGAIGKGQCPLCHAFHAGMLGERAPNLLGLPTRKERLEDPKYSKGDPSKRIYSVKEAFPGSGTAETVQEYIAESHACPSCYVVEGYGVKGTNDKESPMPSIHKPPISLSLPELAAVDTWMYVREGIEPPSFDELVKSYEKFVPEADRPKEADDKPAGATSLMADGSEPIDQIFAKAQCVACHTIPGIPGAVGTVGPKLEEGTTAAQRIKEPDYKGTAKTATDYIMESIVDPSAYVVKPFPDNTMPKVFGQKLSAGALKKIVDYLSQVKVGAPPPKI, encoded by the coding sequence TTGGGTAACTTGATTACTGAAGCAATATCTATGGGGTGGATGGCACTCGCCATCATCGCGGGGTTAATGGTTTATTTTCAGATGTCCATCAGCGATCCTGTCGCTAAAAAGAAAGCCGTGTTCAAGGCGTTTATCGGACTCGTCTCTTGTTTGCTCCTGTTCATGGCCATCGCAAACTATAGTACCAATTTTTATGGCGAAAGCCGACTGCTCCCTGTTTCTCTGGTCATGATTACCGTGACAACCTTTGTCATGGCCTTGTACTTCACTAATCTCAGCGCTCTGTTCAAAATCGGTGGCATGATGTTCTTCATCGCTGCCTTTCTTTCTGGTTATGGGAACTGGCTGCCCCAAGTTGAGGGTGGTTTCCCTCCGGTAGAGGAGAAGGTGACGTGGGATACGATGTCCACGCAGCAGCTGGCTGATAAGGGTGAGGAGATTATTTTCGGCGGTGTTGGGAAGAATAAAGAGCAAGGGGCCATTGGAAAAGGGCAATGCCCACTCTGCCACGCATTTCATGCAGGAATGCTCGGAGAGCGTGCCCCTAACTTGTTGGGACTTCCGACCCGTAAGGAACGGTTAGAAGATCCAAAATATTCAAAAGGTGATCCGTCGAAGCGTATCTATTCAGTTAAAGAAGCTTTTCCTGGTTCCGGAACTGCTGAAACCGTCCAAGAGTATATTGCTGAATCGCATGCTTGTCCGAGCTGCTATGTCGTAGAAGGCTATGGTGTAAAGGGAACCAATGACAAAGAAAGCCCGATGCCCTCGATTCATAAGCCACCAATTTCTCTTAGTCTTCCAGAGCTCGCAGCGGTCGACACCTGGATGTATGTTCGGGAAGGGATCGAGCCTCCGTCGTTTGATGAGCTTGTGAAGTCATACGAAAAGTTTGTTCCTGAGGCTGACAGGCCAAAGGAGGCAGACGACAAGCCTGCGGGTGCAACTTCCCTGATGGCGGATGGCTCCGAACCGATCGACCAAATTTTTGCAAAGGCACAATGTGTGGCGTGCCATACGATCCCTGGAATCCCAGGAGCGGTGGGAACTGTCGGACCCAAGCTTGAAGAGGGTACAACGGCAGCTCAGAGGATCAAAGAACCTGACTATAAGGGCACTGCTAAGACCGCAACGGATTACATCATGGAGTCCATTGTCGATCCTAGCGCGTACGTGGTGAAGCCATTCCCTGATAACACGATGCCGAAAGTTTTTGGCCAGAAATTGAGTGCGGGAGCTTTGAAAAAAATCGTTGACTATTTATCGCAAGTGAAAGTAGGAGCGCCGCCACCAAAGATCTAA
- a CDS encoding cytochrome ubiquinol oxidase subunit I has product MGLLAGKRIFSIMALCMMVGLLLLPIVVALPSPATGEEAPVAGEEAKKEGDKVEKGRDVYYKTEGIVVGAPAPKTTDGPKDYPRYNFESRVLIWFANQQHLYYGSFVLAVPIFCMIIEFMGVVTKDKALAKRYDQLAYDFIKISLTAYSLTAILGGILIFTFLTLYPAFFSYLSGIFRPVMHIYALMFVAESGTLYIYYYGWDKMREGFLKWIHLSMSVVLNVIGTLLMFLANSWIGFMMSPAGVDEQGRYLGNIWHVIHTALWNPLNLHRILGNMAFGGGVVAAYAAYKFLASKTDEDRAHYDWMGYIAMALGVAFLIPLPFAGYWLMREVYAYRQQMGITLMGGLLAWLFIIQATMIGILFLSTNYYLWQAMGRMRGAEKYQRYIKYLVFLLACGYMVFITPHTMVMTPAELKAMGGQQHPVLGNYGVMSAKNGGINVIITTTVLSFVWYMRGNKVSTVSWAKFGNIFMGVFFTCAYINIIWLAIYGYYIPANVRVGLSVPQVATTLSCLFFMFALNSVMMRGAKQMGPIEWGKISARSQYALIMLATAFTWMMGLMGYIRSSVRLFWHVNEIMRDNSPWAYTHTVGFAANMISANVLFFWISILFVFWLGSLTAKKAPVESKAGIPGSVPQPATSH; this is encoded by the coding sequence ATGGGCCTGTTAGCCGGCAAGCGCATATTTTCGATCATGGCGCTCTGCATGATGGTTGGCCTCCTTCTGCTTCCGATCGTCGTGGCTCTGCCTTCGCCGGCTACCGGTGAAGAAGCTCCTGTCGCGGGCGAGGAGGCGAAGAAGGAAGGGGACAAAGTCGAAAAGGGTCGCGATGTTTATTACAAGACCGAAGGTATTGTAGTTGGCGCTCCTGCTCCTAAGACCACGGACGGGCCTAAGGATTATCCTCGGTATAACTTTGAGAGCCGTGTGTTGATCTGGTTTGCCAATCAGCAGCATCTTTATTATGGCAGCTTTGTGCTGGCAGTCCCGATCTTTTGCATGATCATCGAGTTCATGGGGGTTGTGACGAAAGACAAGGCGCTTGCGAAGCGGTATGATCAACTGGCCTATGACTTCATTAAGATCAGTCTGACAGCGTATTCTTTGACGGCTATCTTAGGCGGGATATTGATTTTTACATTTCTGACGCTCTATCCGGCGTTTTTCTCATACTTATCCGGAATTTTCCGACCAGTCATGCATATCTATGCCTTGATGTTCGTGGCTGAGAGCGGAACTCTGTACATCTATTATTATGGCTGGGACAAGATGAGGGAGGGGTTCCTGAAGTGGATTCACCTGAGCATGTCGGTGGTCCTGAATGTGATCGGTACCCTCCTCATGTTCTTGGCGAACTCATGGATCGGTTTCATGATGTCGCCGGCTGGTGTTGATGAGCAAGGGCGGTATCTTGGAAATATTTGGCACGTCATCCATACGGCCTTATGGAACCCACTTAACCTTCATCGAATCCTCGGCAATATGGCCTTTGGTGGTGGTGTGGTGGCGGCTTATGCGGCCTACAAGTTCCTGGCGTCCAAGACCGATGAGGATCGAGCTCATTATGACTGGATGGGCTATATCGCAATGGCCCTCGGCGTTGCCTTTTTGATCCCTCTGCCTTTTGCTGGTTATTGGCTGATGCGGGAGGTCTATGCCTATCGGCAACAGATGGGTATTACGTTGATGGGAGGGTTGCTTGCCTGGCTATTCATTATCCAGGCCACCATGATCGGTATCCTGTTTCTCAGTACCAACTATTATCTGTGGCAGGCCATGGGGCGGATGCGTGGGGCTGAAAAGTATCAGCGCTACATCAAATACCTCGTGTTCTTGCTTGCGTGCGGCTACATGGTGTTCATTACTCCTCACACGATGGTCATGACCCCTGCTGAGCTGAAGGCCATGGGCGGTCAGCAGCATCCGGTGTTAGGTAACTATGGAGTGATGTCGGCCAAAAACGGCGGCATCAACGTTATTATTACGACGACCGTGCTGAGTTTCGTCTGGTATATGCGAGGTAATAAGGTATCCACCGTCTCATGGGCGAAATTCGGCAACATCTTTATGGGTGTATTCTTTACGTGCGCGTACATTAATATTATTTGGCTTGCCATTTATGGGTATTACATTCCGGCAAACGTCCGTGTGGGATTGTCGGTTCCGCAAGTTGCGACCACGTTGTCTTGCCTGTTCTTCATGTTCGCACTCAATAGTGTGATGATGAGGGGGGCAAAGCAAATGGGGCCGATAGAATGGGGGAAGATCTCCGCAAGATCTCAGTATGCCCTCATTATGTTGGCGACAGCGTTCACGTGGATGATGGGGCTGATGGGCTACATACGCTCGTCCGTCCGGCTTTTCTGGCACGTGAACGAAATTATGCGAGACAATTCCCCATGGGCATATACCCACACGGTCGGTTTCGCAGCCAATATGATTTCAGCTAACGTGCTCTTTTTCTGGATTAGTATTCTGTTTGTCTTTTGGCTCGGTAGCTTGACGGCAAAAAAAGCTCCTGTGGAGTCTAAGGCGGGAATTCCTGGAAGTGTCCCGCAACCGGCAACTAGCCATTAG